In Aliarcobacter faecis, a genomic segment contains:
- a CDS encoding sulfite exporter TauE/SafE family protein → MTELILGFITFFTSVIAAVVGIGGGMMLIAILPSFLPVNALIPVHGLTQVSSNLSRAFFGYKDIQYEVIPKFLIGSVLGIAIFAGILTFISLEYVPLFIGIYILLSLWSEKFNEKIKRYENYYLAGFFQTGLSMVVGATGPLTMTLLFKDYKDKDKVVSTGAALMSITHLLKVVVFIYFGFLFFDYIWIISAMIFGAVLGSFVGTKARNLVDGKKFAIILKIMLTILAINLILKIIF, encoded by the coding sequence ATGACAGAGTTAATTTTAGGGTTTATTACATTTTTTACTTCAGTTATCGCTGCGGTTGTTGGGATTGGAGGAGGAATGATGTTAATAGCTATTTTACCATCATTTTTACCAGTAAATGCACTTATTCCAGTTCATGGACTTACACAAGTTTCAAGTAATCTTAGTCGGGCTTTTTTTGGATATAAAGATATTCAATATGAAGTAATACCTAAATTTTTAATTGGCTCTGTTTTAGGAATAGCAATTTTTGCAGGGATTTTAACTTTTATATCTTTGGAATATGTACCACTTTTTATAGGAATTTATATTTTACTTTCACTTTGGAGTGAAAAATTTAATGAAAAAATAAAAAGGTATGAGAACTACTATTTAGCAGGATTTTTCCAAACAGGTTTATCTATGGTTGTTGGTGCCACAGGACCACTTACTATGACACTTTTATTTAAAGACTATAAAGATAAAGATAAAGTTGTATCAACTGGAGCTGCTTTAATGAGTATAACTCATTTACTAAAAGTTGTTGTATTTATCTACTTTGGATTTCTATTTTTTGATTATATTTGGATTATTAGTGCTATGATTTTTGGTGCCGTTTTAGGTAGTTTCGTAGGAACAAAAGCTAGAAATTTAGTTGATGGTAAGAAATTTGCAATTATTTTAAAAATTATGCTTACAATTTTAGCAATTAATTTAATATTAAAAATTATTTTTTAA